In the genome of Geotrypetes seraphini chromosome 16, aGeoSer1.1, whole genome shotgun sequence, one region contains:
- the RNF31 gene encoding E3 ubiquitin-protein ligase RNF31: MIEEGQEEETRHRFLEERQAVLAVLSAQPLEISEECFQPLIQSPLPLKDKYCEIDACDVIQTNAIGEPPVFLRKISTAFNILEKYGRNLLNPQKPKFWRAVKFNNPVFRSTVDAITGGRQVLRLYGYTEEQEDGMSFPQEVEAPDVLRVASVTVDVLLLRLELNLLISNLHPHPENFSKLLQKASLPEAPLASDSVLKHEGISGAPLGSAGPQSSLTQGPCMLCGGEDVSVHCPVCNQILCSECDRRLHQHPSRSQHHRVHLLSSPLSTSSCSLAGDPSMTPSPWTPPQYSAGPTPFSEKWRSLISESPLIPGGNAPKISPTWDASITRTGGRPPWHCACCRTLNEARTVLCVRCDKPRGYKGMPEQDKGLSGSRGRWSCQACTFENEAVAILCAMCDRPRLARKPSLSPGEEQPESVIHVGTPRQEAGGWECEHCTFWNTTAGRVCKMCDRSRIDANNTTVPGVNSTKEKDPDSQCFKALLLAPLPAPCEEVERLRQEKLQEDGQRLVNMIRAGESFGLQPEEVFCAVQYSGTEVPVYWLQSELPFVLETVVELAARTKGARDEAAVGAVTQEEAKRAWLACDGNIEEAAKYCARERTRKVQEIRALGFIEQEQILQALYMNAGDVNKAVTDLQRQLLTPFHIRVWQEQEPQFNFSTPDKQALVRRVLAVYSLPSWGRAELVVSLMQEQNRSYELQDIVEAVRQSHDKEFIRRMLAQECAVCSLELPRNRMQSLTSCECTICPECFKMHFTIAVKEKHIKDMVCPSCNEPEISDEAELLNYFSTLDILLRDCLDHDAYNLFHKKLTERVLMKDPKFLWCTHCSFGFIYEREQLEVKCPQCRKSFCINCKRPWEEQHQGISCDAFQSWKRANDPQYQVQGLAMYLQENGIACPNCKFSYSLARGGCMHFKCSQCRHEFCSGCYNTFHAKNKCCLQTCPVRKSLHAHHPRDCLFYLRDWDVEHLQRLLQTKDLEFNTNPPAGTQPAPGGGCRVMEQKETLSGLKDEPCGKETPVGYAGLCQSHYKEYLVRLINSHSLDPVLLYDLSEAEIVCKRYLLAVPQRAAGEDDRTYRNRLLKKLTEEVPLGENIPRKRI; encoded by the exons ATGATAGAAGAAGGGCAAGAAGAAGAAACCAGGCATCGATTCCTAGAGGAGCGGCAGGCGGTGTTGGCTGTACTGAGTGCTCAGCCCTTGGAGATCTCCGAGGAATGTTTTCAGCCACTGATCCAGAGCCCACTGCCACTCAAAGACAAATACTGCGAGATCGATGCCTGTGACGTTATACAGACCAATGCCATCGGAGAG CCCCCGGTATTCCTCAGGAAGATCTCCACTGCTTTCAACATCTTGGAGAAGTATGGACGGAATCTGCTGAACCCCCAGAAACCCAAGTTCTGGAGAGCTGTGAAGTTCAACAATCCAGTCTTCCGGAGCACTGTGGACGCTATCACT GGTGGGCGCCAGGTCCTACGACTCTATGGATACACGGAGGAGCAGGAAGACGGCATGAGCTTTCCCCAGGAAGTGGAGGCCCCGGATGTTCTCAGGGTGGCTTCGGTGACTGTGGATGTTCTTTTGCTGCGCTTGGAGTTGAACCTTCTCATCTCG AATCTGCATCCTCACCCAGAGAACTTCAGCAAACTCCTGCAAAAGGCTTCCTTGCCTGAG GCACCACTTGCTTCTGACTCGGTCCTAAAGCATGAAGGGATTTCAGGGGCTCCTCTGGGGTCTGCTGGTCCTCAAA GTTCCCTGACCCAAGGGCCATGTATGCTCTGTGGAGGGGAGGATGTCTCTGTTCACTGTCCCGTTTGTAATCAGATTCTGTGTTCGGAGTGTGACAGACGCCTGCACCAGCACCCATCGAGGTCCCAGCATCACCGTGTTCACCTACTCTCCTCTCCTCTCAGCACCAG CTCCTGTTCACTGGCAGGAGACCCCTCCATGACCCCTTCTCCATGGACTCCTCCACAATACTCTGCTGGACCCACGCCTTTCTCCGAGAAATGGAGGAGTCTAATCTCGGAGTCACCGCTGATCCCTGGAGGGAATGCTCCAAAGATATCTCCTACCTGGGACGCTTCCATCACTCGCACTGGGGGGCGGCCACCTTGGCACTGTGCATGCTGCCGGACTCTCAATGAGGCACGAACAGTGTTATGTGTGCGTTGCGATAAGCCCAGGGGCTACAAGGGGATGCCGGAGCAGGATAAGGGGCTCTCAGGGAGCCGAGGGAGGTGGTCCTGTCAGGCCTGCACCTTTGAGAATGAGGCAGTTGCCATACTGTGTGCGATGTGTGACCGTCCGCGTCTTGCCAGGAAGCCAAGCCTGTCGCCAGGAGAGGAGCAGCCCGAAAGCGTCATTCATGTGGGAACACCAAGACAGGAG GCCGGCGGATGGGAGTGCGAGCACTGCACGTTTTGGAACACCACAGCAGGGCGTGTGTGTAAGATGTGTGATCGAAGCCGCATTGATGCCAACAACACTACAGTCCCTGGTGTGAACTCCACCAAGGAGAAGGACCCTGACTCCCAGTGCTTCAAGGCTTTGCTGCTTGCTCCGCTACCTGCACCATGCGAGGAGGTGGAGAGACTGCGGCAGGAGAAACTACAAGAGGACGGACAGCGACTGGTCAACATGATTCGG GCTGGAGAGTCTTTTGGGCTGCAGCCAGAAGAGGTGTTCTGTGCTGTCCAGTACTCTGGCACTGAGGTTCCTGTGTATTGGCTGCAGTCAGAACTCCCGTTTGTGCTGGAGACGGTGGTGGAACTAGCCGCACGGACCAAGGGGGCCAGGGATGAAGCTGCGGTAGGGGCAGTGACGCAGGAGGAGGCCAAGAGGGCCTGGTTGGCCTGTGATGGGAACATCGAGGAGGCAGCAAAGTACTGTGCTCGTGAGAGGACGAGGAAA GTGCAAGAGATCCGAGCACTGGGGTTCATAGAGCAGGAGCAGATTCTGCAGGCCTTGTACATGAACGCCGGGGATGTGAACAAAGCTGTGACGGATCTGCAGCGGCAGCTTTTGACGCCCTTCCACATCCGTGTCTGGCAGGAGCAGGAGCCGCAGTTCAACTTCAGTACTCCGGATAAGCAG GCTTTGGTGCGCCGTGTGTTGGCGGTGTATTCCCTCCCCAGCTGGGGGCGTGCGGAGTTGGTGGTGAGCCTTATGCAAGAGCAAAATCGAAGCTACGAGTTGCAAGACATTGTGGAGGCTGTCCGACAGTCTCATGATAAGGAGTTCATCCGTAGGATGCTGGCACAGGAATGCGCAGTGTGCAGTCTAGAGCTTCCCAGGAACCGT ATGCAATCTCTGACCTCTTGCGAGTGCACAATTTGCCCAGAATGCTTTAAGATGCATTTCACCATTGCAGTGAAGGAGAAGCACATAAAAGATATGGTGTGTCCCAGCTGTAACGAGCCAGAAATCAGTGATGAAGCTGAACTCCTCAACTATTTCTCCACCCTCGACATCCTG CTTCGGGATTGCCTGGACCATGACGCTTACAATCTCTTTCACAAGAAGCTTACAGAACGAGTGCTTATGAAAGACCCTAAGTTCCTGTGGTGCACCCAT TGCTCCTTTGGGTTTATCTATGAAAGAGAACAGCTGGAAGTGAAATGTCCCCAGTGTCGTAAAAGCTTTTGCATTAACTGCAAACGTCCA TGGGAGGAACAACACCAAGGCATCAGCTGCGATGCTTTTCAGAGCTGGAAGCGGGCAAACGACCCCCAGTACCAGGTTCAAGGCCTTGCCATGTATCTGCAGGAAAATGGGATAG CCTGTCCGAACTGTAAGTTCTCCTACTCGCTGGCGCGGGGTGGCTGCATGCACTTCAAATGCTCCCAGTGTCGTCACGAGTTCTGCAGCGGCTGCTACAACACGTTCCATGCAAAAAAC AAATGCTGTCTACAAACCTGCCCAGTTCGGAAATCTCTCCACGCACATCACCCACGAGACTGTCTCTTTTACCTGCGTGACTGGGATGTGGAACACCTGCAAAGGCTGCTGCAG ACAAAAGATCTTGAGTTTAACACAAACCCCCCAGCTGGGACTCAGCCAGCTCCTGGAG gggGATGTCGTGTGATGGAGCAGAAGGAGACTTTGAGTGGGCTGAAAGACGAGCCCTGTGGGAAAGAGACACCTGTAGGATATGCAGGCTTGTGCCA GTCACACTATAAGGAATATCTGGTGAGACTCATAAACAGTCACTCCCTGGATCCTGTGCTGCTCTATGACCTGTCAGAGGCTGAGATCGTCTGTAAGCGATATCTCCTGGCCGTGCCCCAGCGAGCAGCTGGAGAAGATGATCGGACCTACCGGAACCGGTTGCTGAAG AAGCTGACGGAGGAGGTCCCTCTTGGAGAAAATATTCCTCGAAAGAGGATTTAG
- the EMC9 gene encoding ER membrane protein complex subunit 9, giving the protein MCEVEISMQAYVKMCLHAARYPHMAVNGILLGCGGSQTGCLELTDCVPLSHGLLPLSLPLEVALSQVDLWSAEEQGRGLVGYYQANASLDDKSPSTAALRIAGRVSEYFEDAVLIMLDNQNLSVNPGIPPVIVLQQKDRRWIPKDKRLIMWQNWEEIRHVAKVMLKSKTYSQLVDFDAHLDDIRKDWTNQDINVEIAQLVSTANGSTG; this is encoded by the exons ATGTGTGAGGTGGAGATCTCCATGCAGGCCTACGTGAAGATGTGCCTGCACGCAGCCCGTTATCCCCACATGGCAGTGAACGGTATCCTGCTGGGATGTGGAGGCAGCCAGACGGGTTGCTTGGAGCTGACCGACTGTGTCCCTCTCTCCCATGGCCTTCTTCCCCTCTCGCTCCCGCTGGAGGTGGCGCTGAGCCAG GTTGACCTTTGGAGTGCAGAGGAACAAGGGCGAGGGCTGGTTGGTTATTACCAGGCTAATGCCAGCTTAGATGATAAAAG TCCTAGCACGGCTGCCCTCCGGATTGCTGGCCGAGTTTCAGAATATTTTGAAGATGCTGTTTTAATTATG ctggATAACCAAAATCTCTCTGTGAATCCAGGGATTCCTCCGGTCATCGTTCTGCAACAGAAGGACAGACGCTGGATACCAAAGGATAAGAGACT GATTATGTGGCAGAACTGGGAAGAGATTCGCCATGTGGCCAAAGTGATGTTGAAATCCAAGACTTACAGTCAGTTGGTAGATTTTGATGCCCACTTGGATGACATCAGAAAAGACTGGACCAATCAGGACATCAATGTAGAGATAGCCCAACTGGTGTCAACGGCCAATGGAAGCACAGGATAG